Within the Pseudobythopirellula maris genome, the region TAGCAGAGGATCGCGTCGGCCGTCTCCGGGCCCACGCCGTTGACGCCGAGCAGCGCCGCCCGCAAGGCGTTGCTCTCGTCTTTGAGCATCTTGTCGAGCGATCCGCCGTAACGCTCGACGATCATTGTCGTCAGGTTGCGCAGCCGCCGCGCCTTCACCCGGAAGTAGCCCGCCGGCCGGATCGCTTCGGCCAGTTGATCGGCGTCGATCGCGTGCAAGGCGTCGAGCGTGTCGAGGCCGAGTCCGTTGAGGTTCGTGATCGCGCGCTCCACGTTCCTCCACGCCGTGTTCTGCACGAGGACGGCGCCGACGACGATCTCGAGCTTCGTGTCGGCGGGCCACCAATGCTGCGGGCCGTACGCGCGCGACAGCAGCTCGTAAGCGCGTTGCATCGCGCGCGGCGTGGCGCCGTTTTGCGCGTCTTCGCTTTGACGGCCAGAGCTGTTCAAGAATTCGACCTCAGCGCCGACAGCGCAAACCCAGCGCCGAATCGACGCAAAAAAGATTGAAGCGAAATCGAAGCAAAAAAAGGGGCGTTGTGCGACGTGGATTTTCAGCGGTGTCAAGACAAATTCTCAGCGTTGACCGCAAGCACGCAAATCTGTCTTTGTGAGAATCGATGGTAAGGTATACTTGGGTTATCGATCGACGGCGGCCGATAACCTTCATCGGCGCCGGCGGTTGTTTTATCGCCGTCACGCCGTCACGCCGTCGCGTGACAGCCGCAACTTCCGACACGCGACCACGGGGTCGCCCCGCGGATCGACGCCAACCTCCGACCGAGTAGCTCGCAGTGCTTACAGTTCGCCCCAAAGTCGCCGGACTCGTGTTCCAGCTCTACGGGCGAAGCCTGCACCCCGAGCTCTTCGAGATCTGCCGCAGCAAGCGTATCGTGCGTCAGGCTTACGAGGCGACGATATCGATCACCGGCGCCGGCCACTTGGTCACTTGGAAGCGAGACGGCATCCTGCTGACCGAGGCGGCCACGTCCGCCAACCAGCCGCTCCCGCAGAAGCGCCGGCTGATGTCGCACCGCATGAGCGGCGACCAGTCCGACCGCGTCCGCTGCCACGGGGGCATCGTCTACGAGGCGAGCTTCTCGCACGAGGCGGTCAGCTCGCAAGCGTTCTACGCCTACCAGCAAGAACTCGACCTGTCGGGTGTCCAAAGCGGCGCCGCGGCCGACGGCCTGCTGCACCGCTTCCAGCCGAGCGTTCGCTTCGACGTGGGCGCGGTGAGCTACGTGCACGTCGAGTCGCGCGAGCGGAGCCTCGCCGTCCAGGCGTTCCACACCTTCCCGGACGACTGCACGATCGTCAAAA harbors:
- a CDS encoding endonuclease III domain-containing protein, encoding MQRAYELLSRAYGPQHWWPADTKLEIVVGAVLVQNTAWRNVERAITNLNGLGLDTLDALHAIDADQLAEAIRPAGYFRVKARRLRNLTTMIVERYGGSLDKMLKDESNALRAALLGVNGVGPETADAILCYAAERPVFVADAYGKRVLERHGWLPHGSRYDDQQRLVEEQMPPDTQTLNELHALIVNVGKLHCGPKPRCEGCPLAPMLPPSGAIINGEPAT
- a CDS encoding DUF2617 family protein, which codes for MLTVRPKVAGLVFQLYGRSLHPELFEICRSKRIVRQAYEATISITGAGHLVTWKRDGILLTEAATSANQPLPQKRRLMSHRMSGDQSDRVRCHGGIVYEASFSHEAVSSQAFYAYQQELDLSGVQSGAAADGLLHRFQPSVRFDVGAVSYVHVESRERSLAVQAFHTFPDDCTIVKSQSVFRLPNL